The genomic region TTGACCGCACCAGCATGAATTCCACCCTGCAAACCGACACCCGCATCATCCTCTCCTACATCAACCTGCCATGGGCGCAGGAACTGGCCACGCTCGAGATCTAACCGGAAGACCTCGCCGAACCCCGAACCATCAGAGCTCACACCAACAGCTGGTACCAGCACCTCGGTGCTCTGTCTGAGATAGGCCAGATCTCTGCCGAATCTTGGAAGGCGAACATCGTAGTGGCAGCCCATAGGTGTATGGAACTCGAGTGATCGATCGTTCTGCAGGTGAACACTCTTCGTATAATCGGAGCTGAGAAGCATGAACGTCGTATTTTCGGATTTGGTGTGGCGCGCAAAGGAAAGAGACAACTCGGCGGTCGAGTGAACGTGGAACTGGGGCTTGTACGTGCCCGAGCTCATGATCCAGTTGCCATCCTCGCTGACCCGTACGCAGTTGCTTGCCTCCTCGAACTCGAATTCCTGAAGCAGCTCGAAATTATTGAGATTTTCGGGGTCATATTTGGAGGATCTCTTCCTGCGGCGCGCAAGCCAGTCTGGCAGCGGCCGAGCTGTCGAGGGACCTGCTACGGTGTAGCTGATTTCCGTTAGTTCTGCTTGAAATTCCCTGAAAAAGAGGGATCGATAGAAAGAGAGATTGAAACTTACACGGGAACCGCTCCCGGATTTGTCAACTTCATGgtgtgtggtgatgctgcAGGTAAAGAAAAGAAATCTCGTCGCAAAGGCTCTGGGATGGACTTGGGTTGGCTTTGGGGGGGCAGAAACCAAAAAGTTTCAATCGTTGGGGCCAGAAACGGAAGGCGGACAGAATTCTTCTGCTGCACGGTCCATGGAGTTTGCACTCCTCTAGCGCCGGAAATCTCCGTTCCCAGCGTTCAAAGGTGGGTCAAAACGGTGACAGTTGAAGGTGGGTCTTGAATCTTGAAGCTTGTTTTATCCCCGCCTGTTTTTAAGTGTCTTGAAGACTTGAGGACATAGGTCCTTGTTTGAGCCGCAGTAATGGGTTCTGTTGTCAGTAATGGGTTCTGTTGTtagagagggagaggatgtccACGGTGTATCATGAGTCTATCACCTGCTCATGTTTTGGCGTCTCTCTCTCAGCTACTCTAGACTCTGGACTGTGGCTTGCTGTAGCGTGAGCCATGTATGTTTGACAACAGGTGGTATCTCCATAGCTGTAAAGAAAGCTACTAAACTCAATACTCTAGATAAAACGTAGTCTTTTCAACATAGAAGAACACGATAAATAGTAGAAGTGAGCGAGCATTGATGAGACTCAGATTGGTCATGCCCCCATGTGCTACCCATGCAGGCTCGGTGGGGCAGTGGGCTTGGCGCAGCTAGTCCCTCTCCGCCATATCGGGTACGGGGGACCTGTGCAGCATCTGTACAACGACGCAAGAACAGCCTGAAGTTGCACCAGGCCCTCCGACACCAGCGCCCTCTCTCAACCTCATCGCATCGAGGCCCCGATCGATTTCATCGCGAACACCCTTCTGGGATACCGCCCCGAGCTATACTGCAATACCACCTCGAATTGGCCCGCAACAGGACCCGTGTTGCCACGCGCCGCCCGTCAACTGATTCGAGAACCGAGACCACGAAACCTCATTTGCGCAATCTGCACCTTTTCATGTCTCTGGCCACGAGGAGCCCGTGATTCGCGGAAACGCCCTCAACATCCCGGGCCTCCTCCGCTGCTGCCATGGAGCTCGGCACTCCGTCACATAGAGCACCAAGTCATCCATCGAAACTGTCtcccgctgctgcccccGGGAGACCACACCGTCCCATACTGCCCGACAACACCCTCGCACCGCCCATTCTCGTCGCTTGATCCGGATGGTGCTTTCTGCGCATGTCCCGGCTTACCACACGACCGCTTCTCCGACGTCAGCCTTGGGTGGACGCTGCTCCCCCTGTGACGCGACGCCTTGCGCGACACCACCGATATGGAGGCTGGGGACTATGACACCAATACTCTGTTAATTGTAAGAACGCCGCGCATACCCGTTTGGCCCCCCGATGCTATGCTAACATGTCGGACCTATCTTAGAACAACCTCTCTGCCGTTTCTTATCGTATCTATGAACCCATTGCGTCCCACGCTTACACTTTTAATGCCTCCGATGTCCACGATGCGCTGCGCAACGATGGCCACCTGGTATATATGGACAGTGTCCGCCATGGAATTTGGTGCTTctacctctccaccgccgacCCTGCCGTGAATCCAGAGTCGATTGGCCTTTTTGCGAGGATGGTCGTCTGCGGCTACACGTTGGGTCTTGTGGGAGAGGGCCACTTTAGGCCCGTTGATCTGTTCAAGAGTCGCATGTCGGGCGGGGATCCTATTAACACGCCGAGCAGCTCGTCTTCGGCCGGATTTGCCGCCGATATGGGGCTGCAAAGAGCCCAGTCTTTCAACATgccgacaccaacaacggtTGGAAATGTGGTTCTGGCTGACGTCAAGGGCTATGCTTCGGTGCCTATTCCCGAGATCCACCGATACTTCATGAAAGCTGCGTTAGAGTCCCTGACGACCTATTTCTGCCGACAAATAGGTGCCATCGCCCTGAACCCCCGTGCTGTCCTGCTTCCACCCGAGGCTCTAAATACGGACGATGCCGACCATGTCTCGGCCCTGGCGACCTTTCGGGTGTATTTGACCACCACTGGAACACTTGTTATCTCGCTCAATGTTTCCCTCTCCAAGAGCCTGGTTGCATGTTCACAGCCTTTTCAAGGTAGCATGATGCCTCCCAGTCCAATTCTAGCCGCCCCATTTGGACATTTTGGATCCTTGCAGGGCATTCTTGATACGGATAACCAGGGCACTGAAAATGGGTTCGTTCAGTCCCCAGATACCCAGATTGGCCGGTTAAGGTCTGGGTCAGGGGAAAGGTTTTCTCAGTGGAAGACGTTGGTCTGCGAAGTCTTGAAAATGCATGGCATGTCATCCAGCATCTTGAATGGATGCTCGTGGTTAAATGTCCACTTTTCGCAAAGGAAACCATACGAACAGCGAGGCGACGGAAAGAATACACCGCTCGTTAACTCGGGTCCAAATGCGCCATGGCCATCTGTTTTATGTTTTCGAAGAGCAAGGGTGGAGCCAGTGAGCGATGTCAACTTTGACAAGGCGGTGCCAGGGAATGCTGGAGAGCATGGTGATCCTCTGAGCATGGTGAAGAGTTGGTGTCAAGGGTTGTCTAAGCGAGAGGAGGATATGtcacaaagaaaaaaggaacgGGAAGCTGCGATTCTTCGTGAAAAAGCCGAAGTGGACGGGAGAAATATCCAGCTTAACGGTCACTCGCCAATGAACCCCCGGCGACCAAGTAACGCAGGACCAGCtctagcagcagcaggcgtCATGTACCCGACACCGCCGGATGGAGTTCTTCAGCCAGGAGTTATGCCCTTGTTCGATGGGACAACGATCAGCCCAGCGAatctccccccccaaaatggGGTGGTCGATATGGAAGTAAATATACAACAGGATGTTTCAATGACGGATGGCTTTGGTGTTGGATGGGATGGTCAGGAGTCCAAACCTGAACCGACAACGGCTGGGTTCACAGACGAGCATATGTATGGCGATTTGGACGAGGATATGTTTGGAGGAAACGAACTCACGGATGCCGACTTCAGCTTCTTTGATCAGCCAGCGGATAATCTGGATCTAGACTCTCATCAAATGGACGGCACCGGGCCTTCTATGGACCTCCAGTTAACGAATAACACAGCGGTTCAAGAACCCGGACGAGCTACCCAAGGACCGAATAGTCGTCAACCAGGCCCTACAAATGCACAACCACAGTTTACGAAACCCGAACTTAAACACGCTCGCAGTATTCTCGCTGAGAGTCGACAGCAAATAAACGCCCAAAATTTTAATCATAATTCGGCAGTGGGTATCAAGAGGCAGACCAGTCCCTTTAACCCAGAAACTGTCTTCAAGAAAATCAAAGCCTCCCTTCAGCCAGTACCTCCCTCACGGGTGGCACCCAAAGGCGGTCCTCCGCGGCGCCGGAGCGTGTTTGAGAGGGTGGAATTCAACCCTGCCCTTTCACTTGATAGCGTCAAGTATCAAGCGAGCGGACCATTTACGTACCAGCCACCAACACTAAACAGCTATTTGCCGAACGAGGGCCCTCTAACCACCGGTCGCCTGCTCGGATCTGCCAAACAACGGCGAAACATCAAAGAGTTGTCGTTTGATCTGCTTGGCTTACAGAAGAGGATCAACGGTGCAGGTGCAAGTCCAGCCAAAAGAGACGAAGGACTCTCGGATGACGACGAAAGTAGTTTGGAATCGGATGATGATACGACAAGTAATGTCAGCGCACGCGCCTCTTCTCCAGCAAAGTCGAGTGTGCTGAGAAGGCGGCCTGACGATGATGTTATTTCCATGGCGGCTTCGTTCAAGGACCTGGAGAATTATGCCACCGACTCCCCCGGTTACTCTCCGAATGACATGATCCGCCTTTCCAACTCGGAAGTGCCAGAGTTGTCGCTGACGAGGTGGTTTGCAGACCCGGAGCCGGTGCCACTCCGTATATCTGTCTCGGACGATGATTTTATTACTGTTGCGCAGGTCCTTACCGAGCAAGCGGCGGGTGGGACTTTGAGGTTGGAGCCAGAAAGACCGTGTTCCGAGATCCGGGACACACGTCAGACGTTGGTAGATGCCATTCGGTACTCTATTCAGGGACTTCAACGGGCTTTGCCACGGGCACTGATGGGTGCGACTGAGTGCCATTTTCGGGCGTTTGCTGAGGTTCAGGATGTGCCATTATTGGTTCAGCCAGTCCAGCCACAGAGTCGGGTGCAAATGAGGCCGGCTGATCTAGGCAGGCCAACATTTCAAATACTGCCAGTACCCCATATTGAAGTCCGTCGCAATAATGGCCAGCTAGCGCTGTTACCTTCAGCACTTACCTTCTGGGAGAGCTTGGGTCTTGGTCCAGCGCAAGGTGCCAAAGATGTTGTCGCTGTGTGCGTGTTTCCACACGGAGAAGGCATGCGGGACAATGCTACCGTCttcttggagaggatgagaagcATGTACGAGTTGATGAATTTTGGAAGTCATGCCAAGCTGCCCACGACGGCGAGTATTGGGGACGGGCTTGTCTCTGTCCCAATCGATCAGGGGTTTGTCTCTCCCGGTATGCATCTTTCCAGGCCTCACTCAATCTACACCGACCACATGGCCAACTTGGCCCTATCACTCGCCAACGTGCCCATGACGGAGAAGAACTTTGTCGTGTATTTCGCATACAACCCGGAAAACCCGACGTCCATCGTGGATTCCT from Podospora bellae-mahoneyi strain CBS 112042 chromosome 4, whole genome shotgun sequence harbors:
- the SSN2 gene encoding mediator of RNA polymerase II transcription subunit 13 (COG:K; EggNog:ENOG503NWJR); this encodes MEAGDYDTNTLLINNLSAVSYRIYEPIASHAYTFNASDVHDALRNDGHLVYMDSVRHGIWCFYLSTADPAVNPESIGLFARMVVCGYTLGLVGEGHFRPVDLFKSRMSGGDPINTPSSSSSAGFAADMGLQRAQSFNMPTPTTVGNVVLADVKGYASVPIPEIHRYFMKAALESLTTYFCRQIGAIALNPRAVLLPPEALNTDDADHVSALATFRVYLTTTGTLVISLNVSLSKSLVACSQPFQGSMMPPSPILAAPFGHFGSLQGILDTDNQGTENGFVQSPDTQIGRLRSGSGERFSQWKTLVCEVLKMHGMSSSILNGCSWLNVHFSQRKPYEQRGDGKNTPLVNSGPNAPWPSVLCFRRARVEPVSDVNFDKAVPGNAGEHGDPLSMVKSWCQGLSKREEDMSQRKKEREAAILREKAEVDGRNIQLNGHSPMNPRRPSNAGPALAAAGVMYPTPPDGVLQPGVMPLFDGTTISPANLPPQNGVVDMEVNIQQDVSMTDGFGVGWDGQESKPEPTTAGFTDEHMYGDLDEDMFGGNELTDADFSFFDQPADNLDLDSHQMDGTGPSMDLQLTNNTAVQEPGRATQGPNSRQPGPTNAQPQFTKPELKHARSILAESRQQINAQNFNHNSAVGIKRQTSPFNPETVFKKIKASLQPVPPSRVAPKGGPPRRRSVFERVEFNPALSLDSVKYQASGPFTYQPPTLNSYLPNEGPLTTGRLLGSAKQRRNIKELSFDLLGLQKRINGAGASPAKRDEGLSDDDESSLESDDDTTSNVSARASSPAKSSVLRRRPDDDVISMAASFKDLENYATDSPGYSPNDMIRLSNSEVPELSLTRWFADPEPVPLRISVSDDDFITVAQVLTEQAAGGTLRLEPERPCSEIRDTRQTLVDAIRYSIQGLQRALPRALMGATECHFRAFAEVQDVPLLVQPVQPQSRVQMRPADLGRPTFQILPVPHIEVRRNNGQLALLPSALTFWESLGLGPAQGAKDVVAVCVFPHGEGMRDNATVFLERMRSMYELMNFGSHAKLPTTASIGDGLVSVPIDQGFVSPGMHLSRPHSIYTDHMANLALSLANVPMTEKNFVVYFAYNPENPTSIVDSCCAFQELFEHYKRCMLERKKQILNELVLQLIPLDLIASDTSMVVLPTPECMRLCIETYDRCTLFGGLMPAPAIILESALPREVPFRISPTPSPDVLHENSHMHVAYAQSTDERWVTAAWTDPRGQKQMTASYCLGRRNKPLTRHISEVISEIWETTYDLISSCKVSWKIIVTKSGVMEPQEADLWIAKSQDEHRVVTSLTLVVVDANPSLQLVPPVVRVPPAGVHAAFYTTPVSTPQPFSVLSPEQGNNNPPTPTVVSSSHNNPATPNDNTNNDGGQGGDGNGVERTVVDVWDSVYSVVVAHRLSNSLGLTEINPALASGYLVRRNASRGEDVPGVMEVGLVWCEQVNARGVGYEGVLREVMGEFRGLGTLARARGCMTEERDLRPWHVGVVERGCRVLGLLM